The Mannheimia granulomatis sequence CCAAATTATCTAATCGATCCTAACTATCACAAAAAAGATATCCAAGAAAGAGAAGCCATAGTTCAGATGCTTCTGTTCTATCCTGAAGGTCAAAAACAAGCGGTTGAAAATAGCGGACTTTTTGCAAATGATTTAAAAGAGGCTCGCTGGCACCCCTATGCGGTCGATATTTTAAGAAAAGAAAACTCAAAAGCCCGAGGTATAAAAGATGTATTAGAACACCTCAATATTGATATTGAAAGCTCAATGGCATTTGGTGATGGGATTAATGATCTAGAAATGTTACCAACTGTCGGCTTCGGAGTTGCAATGGGAAATGGCGAACCTGAATTAAAAGCAGTGGCGGACTTTGTAACCAAACCAATTGAGGAAGATGGGATCTTATACGCCCTTGAAACCTTAGGAGTGATCTAAACAAAAGCGGTTGTAAATTGTTACTAATTTATAACCGCTTGCAATTAAATACGCCTAAATAGCTTATCGCCCGAAATGGCTAAAATTGCTCCGGTCACCACCACAAAAGCCCCTATATAGCTAATCCAATTCATGTCAGGTTCAATAAAGATATCCGGAAAAAAATAATGACCGATAAGCGAAAAAGTCATAGTAAAAATCGGCAGCATAGTAGTCACAACACTGACTTTAGATGTATCCCAATAATTAAGTGCTTCACTATAAGCTCCATAACCAATTACCGTATTCAAGCAACAAAAAATAAAACACGCCCAGAGAAATCCACCCTCAATGTTGGCGATCTGTAAGGGTGCAGAAAAAGGGAACATTGTGATTGCACAGCCAAAGTAGATAAGCATTAATGCTT is a genomic window containing:
- a CDS encoding Cof-type HAD-IIB family hydrolase translates to MKSLKQPIKIVFFDIDDTLYVKHKTYIPASITEQVLPRLKAKGIIPAIATGRNHGCFPKALQPYLNPETGFELFVTINGQYNFYKDQIISDYSLSCEQIERIITKANELGIIYAFVTPMTIAVSDTNPIVHEAVLPITPNYLIDPNYHKKDIQEREAIVQMLLFYPEGQKQAVENSGLFANDLKEARWHPYAVDILRKENSKARGIKDVLEHLNIDIESSMAFGDGINDLEMLPTVGFGVAMGNGEPELKAVADFVTKPIEEDGILYALETLGVI